The following proteins come from a genomic window of Actinacidiphila yeochonensis CN732:
- a CDS encoding TetR/AcrR family transcriptional regulator has protein sequence MSREEKDRAGGRRTAAHPGARATGTTGSTGSTGSTGSTGSTGSTGSTGSTGSEAPAPGTARPGGRTARVREAVLQAAADALAERGFDALDLAEIARAAGVGRTTVYRRWGTPGALAAELLADMAEQSLPRADSGSLDGDLRANARLVVRTLTEPRQGRLFTALIAASLCDAQAAAALRRFYAVRIDEWAGCVTDAVARGELPGGTDGRQVVAAVSAPLYYALLNTGAPLTEEAADRAAAAACAAARAGVWADSTANQTANPTANPPSAPTS, from the coding sequence GTGAGCCGCGAGGAGAAGGATCGAGCCGGAGGCCGCCGGACAGCCGCCCACCCCGGCGCCAGGGCCACAGGGACCACCGGCAGCACCGGCAGCACCGGCAGCACCGGCAGCACCGGCAGCACCGGCAGCACCGGCAGCACCGGCAGCACCGGCAGCGAGGCTCCCGCTCCCGGCACCGCCCGCCCCGGCGGCCGCACGGCCCGGGTCCGCGAGGCGGTCCTCCAGGCCGCCGCGGACGCGCTGGCCGAACGGGGCTTCGACGCCCTGGACCTGGCCGAGATCGCCCGCGCCGCCGGAGTCGGCAGGACGACGGTCTACCGCCGCTGGGGCACCCCCGGCGCCCTGGCCGCCGAACTGCTGGCGGACATGGCCGAGCAGTCGCTGCCGCGCGCCGACTCCGGTTCCCTCGACGGCGACCTGCGCGCCAACGCGCGCCTGGTCGTCAGGACGCTCACCGAACCGCGCCAGGGCCGGCTGTTCACCGCGCTGATCGCCGCCTCCCTCTGCGACGCCCAGGCCGCGGCGGCGCTGCGGCGCTTCTACGCCGTCCGGATCGACGAGTGGGCCGGCTGCGTCACCGACGCCGTGGCCCGGGGCGAACTGCCCGGGGGTACGGACGGACGGCAGGTCGTCGCGGCGGTGTCCGCCCCCCTGTACTACGCCCTGCTGAACACGGGCGCGCCCCTGACCGAGGAGGCCGCCGACCGGGCCGCCGCCGCCGCCTGCGCCGCCGCCCGC
- a CDS encoding MFS transporter, with protein MPAVTTPPPGGGSLPAVAGTTAAVEEPVRLTGRLRLVLAVLLVTQFMLAVDFSILNVALPEIGDGLGFALSDLQWVATAFALCAAGFTLFFGRVGDLIGRKRIFVAGTALLGLASLAGGLATGPGTLLAARVAQGLATAAATPAGLSLLTTSFPEGPLRRRALGASGALMSAGFTTGAILGGVLTDLLSWRWAFFVNVPVALAVAAVAPAVIRESRPAARPALDLPGALSATLGLLGLVYGLTQAGAYGWTDARTLAGLLVGAAALAVLALVERRAAEPLVPPRVLARRTVAWGNLLGLLAFATETSLVYLLTLYLQKTLGFSPLEAGTAFGVLGLGTVAGGLLAPRAIGRTSTAAVLVGGGLLQAVCTGALLLLGTGTGPSMALLLPATFFGGVGNMLVIVGFMVTVTSGLPDGEQGLATGLASMAQQVGITLGTPVMSAVVASAGGGAATAAAVLHGVTRAVAVNTALVVLGVLLAAVFLRGSGGGPGSGAASGSAPGPDLRDRRSGARG; from the coding sequence ATGCCCGCAGTGACCACACCGCCGCCCGGTGGCGGCAGCCTCCCGGCCGTAGCGGGGACGACAGCCGCAGTCGAGGAGCCGGTCCGGCTGACCGGCCGGCTCCGGCTGGTGCTCGCCGTGCTGCTCGTCACCCAGTTCATGCTCGCCGTCGACTTCTCGATCCTGAACGTGGCGCTGCCCGAGATCGGGGACGGTCTGGGTTTCGCGCTGTCCGACCTCCAGTGGGTGGCCACCGCGTTCGCGCTGTGCGCCGCCGGATTCACCCTCTTCTTCGGCCGGGTCGGCGACCTGATCGGGCGGAAGAGGATCTTCGTCGCCGGCACCGCGCTGCTCGGGCTGGCCTCCCTCGCCGGCGGACTGGCCACCGGCCCCGGGACGCTGCTGGCGGCCCGGGTCGCGCAGGGGCTCGCGACCGCCGCGGCCACGCCCGCCGGGCTGTCGCTGCTGACCACCTCGTTCCCCGAAGGGCCGCTGCGGCGGCGGGCGCTGGGGGCCAGCGGCGCGCTGATGTCGGCCGGCTTCACCACGGGCGCGATCCTCGGCGGCGTCCTGACCGACCTGCTCTCCTGGCGTTGGGCGTTCTTCGTGAACGTGCCCGTGGCGCTGGCCGTCGCGGCCGTCGCCCCCGCCGTCATCCGCGAGTCCCGGCCGGCCGCCCGCCCGGCGCTCGACCTGCCGGGCGCACTCTCCGCCACGCTCGGCCTGCTCGGCCTCGTCTACGGGCTCACCCAGGCCGGCGCCTACGGCTGGACCGACGCGCGGACGCTGGCCGGCCTGCTCGTCGGCGCCGCCGCGCTGGCCGTCCTCGCCCTGGTGGAGCGGCGGGCGGCGGAGCCGCTGGTGCCGCCGCGGGTGCTCGCCCGGCGCACGGTGGCGTGGGGCAACCTGCTCGGTCTGCTCGCCTTCGCCACCGAGACCTCGCTGGTCTATCTCCTCACCCTCTACCTCCAGAAGACGCTCGGCTTCTCACCGCTGGAGGCGGGGACCGCTTTCGGAGTCCTCGGTCTGGGTACCGTCGCAGGCGGCCTCCTCGCGCCCCGGGCGATCGGACGCACCTCGACGGCGGCCGTCCTGGTCGGCGGCGGCCTGCTCCAAGCGGTGTGCACCGGAGCCCTGTTGCTCCTCGGCACCGGGACCGGACCGTCCATGGCGCTGCTGCTGCCCGCCACGTTCTTCGGCGGGGTGGGCAACATGCTGGTCATCGTCGGCTTCATGGTCACCGTGACCAGCGGGCTGCCCGACGGCGAACAGGGGCTGGCCACCGGTCTCGCCTCCATGGCGCAGCAGGTGGGTATCACCCTGGGCACCCCCGTCATGTCCGCGGTGGTCGCCTCGGCCGGCGGGGGCGCGGCGACCGCCGCGGCGGTACTGCACGGCGTCACCCGGGCCGTCGCCGTCAACACCGCCCTCGTCGTCCTCGGGGTGCTGCTCGCCGCCGTGTTCCTGCGCGGCTCCGGCGGCGGCCCCGGTTCCGGGGCGGCGTCCGGCTCCGCGCCAGGTCCGGACCTGCGGGATCGTCGGAGCGGCGCGCGTGGCTGA